A region from the Xylanivirga thermophila genome encodes:
- a CDS encoding glycosyltransferase family 4 protein — MEKYKMAINALIMDEKKAGIGSYVFELLNEIKNIPIDFSIDVHIQQHMKQYFDDTPNITFVSHGDFSSSKRRILYEQLRMPHVYNNEGYALVHFVDYLSPALPIRAKRLFTLHDLSFFKLPECFTAGSRHIKQFFTDWGVKRASGIICVSQNTKDDLLDRYPFIKEKDVYVINLGVNRNIKFTKDDKKKKNILHKFGIDDRFILYVGTLEPRKNVERIVKAYGIAVRQGGIPQKLVLCGKEGWKAEGIFKAIEDSGLEDRIIITGYVSDDELPYFYNAADMFVYPSIYEGFGLPPLEAMSFGVPTITSNTSSLPEVVGDGAITVNPYDEGEIALAITDVLKDPHKASMLAEKGKGRAAGFSWYTTANETVEIYKKILMEDNYS, encoded by the coding sequence ATGGAAAAATATAAAATGGCCATAAATGCCCTTATAATGGATGAGAAAAAAGCAGGTATTGGGAGTTATGTATTTGAGCTTTTAAATGAAATAAAAAATATACCCATTGATTTTTCTATAGATGTGCATATACAACAACATATGAAGCAATATTTTGATGATACACCTAATATTACCTTTGTTTCCCATGGAGATTTTTCATCCAGTAAAAGGAGAATTCTATACGAGCAGCTAAGGATGCCGCATGTATATAATAATGAAGGTTATGCACTGGTGCATTTTGTAGATTATCTATCTCCCGCTTTGCCCATCCGTGCAAAGCGGTTATTTACTTTACATGATTTATCATTTTTTAAGCTTCCCGAATGCTTTACAGCAGGTAGTAGGCATATAAAGCAGTTTTTTACCGATTGGGGAGTAAAAAGGGCCAGTGGTATAATATGTGTATCACAAAATACCAAGGATGACCTGTTAGATAGATACCCATTTATCAAGGAAAAGGATGTATATGTGATAAACCTTGGGGTAAATAGGAATATAAAGTTTACTAAAGATGACAAAAAAAAGAAAAATATATTGCATAAATTCGGAATAGATGATAGGTTTATATTGTATGTAGGCACATTGGAGCCTAGAAAAAATGTGGAGAGAATAGTTAAGGCCTATGGGATAGCAGTAAGGCAGGGAGGCATCCCTCAAAAATTAGTGCTTTGCGGTAAAGAGGGATGGAAGGCCGAAGGGATATTTAAGGCTATAGAGGATAGCGGATTAGAGGATCGCATAATAATAACAGGGTATGTATCAGATGATGAATTACCATATTTTTATAATGCCGCAGATATGTTTGTATACCCCTCCATATATGAAGGGTTTGGCCTACCGCCCCTAGAGGCAATGTCCTTTGGTGTGCCAACCATAACATCTAATACATCTTCACTTCCTGAAGTGGTGGGAGATGGGGCTATTACCGTTAATCCATACGATGAAGGGGAGATTGCCCTGGCAATTACAGATGTATTAAAAGATCCTCATAAAGCTAGTATGCTGGCTGAAAAGGGTAAGGGTAGGGCAGCGGGGTTTAGCTGGTACACTACTGCAAATGAGACTGTAGAGATATATAAAAAAATACTTATGGAGGATAATTACAGTTGA
- a CDS encoding ABC transporter ATP-binding protein produces MVVIKAKDVWKKYRIYYDRGTTLKEKVLFRKRNRYEDRWVLKGVTLDIEKGWAVGLIGENGSGKSTLLKLFTRIIYPNKGAIEMTGKVASLLELGAGFHPDMTGRENIYTNASIFGLTKEEIDAQLDDIIAFSELEEFIDNPVRTYSSGMYMRLAFAVAINVKADILLIDEILAVGDVNFQKKCFNKLKELKREGTTIVIVSHDLSSIENMCDMAVWLNKGEVKAIGNTKQVIDDYMQYMNRKREIAIEKEHGQHEDQGKQQKNDEGKQPLKSAEAKSNEDDGVKWVDNAKRWGSRDIEIINVTMVDDGGTERHSVNWGDRVCIRISYKRHRPVDEHVFGIGITNQDDIHCYGTNTDIDGIEIEEIEDEGIIDFVIDKMTLVEGRYFIDVAAHAKDGRAYDYRRGIYEFMVVSPIKDVGVARLGHEWILK; encoded by the coding sequence ATGGTAGTCATAAAAGCGAAAGATGTATGGAAAAAGTACAGGATATATTACGATAGGGGTACTACCTTAAAGGAGAAGGTATTATTCAGGAAGAGGAATAGATATGAGGACAGATGGGTATTAAAAGGCGTAACGCTGGATATAGAAAAGGGTTGGGCTGTAGGTCTTATAGGTGAAAACGGCTCAGGGAAAAGTACCCTGCTTAAATTGTTTACCAGAATAATATATCCCAATAAAGGTGCTATAGAGATGACAGGCAAGGTGGCGAGTCTCTTGGAACTGGGAGCCGGGTTTCACCCGGATATGACAGGGCGGGAGAATATATATACCAATGCCTCTATATTTGGACTTACAAAGGAAGAGATAGATGCACAGCTGGATGATATAATAGCATTTTCAGAGCTTGAAGAGTTTATAGACAATCCTGTGCGTACATACTCCTCAGGTATGTATATGCGCCTAGCCTTTGCAGTGGCTATAAACGTAAAGGCCGACATACTCCTAATAGATGAGATATTGGCAGTTGGTGATGTGAATTTTCAGAAAAAATGTTTTAACAAGCTGAAGGAGCTAAAAAGGGAAGGTACTACAATAGTAATAGTATCCCATGATCTATCTAGCATAGAAAATATGTGTGATATGGCAGTATGGCTCAATAAGGGCGAGGTAAAGGCTATAGGTAATACCAAGCAGGTAATAGATGATTATATGCAGTACATGAATAGAAAACGGGAGATTGCCATAGAAAAGGAGCATGGACAGCATGAAGATCAGGGGAAACAACAGAAGAATGATGAGGGTAAGCAGCCTCTTAAGAGTGCTGAAGCCAAATCTAACGAAGACGATGGGGTAAAATGGGTAGACAATGCGAAGCGTTGGGGTAGTCGTGATATAGAGATAATTAATGTAACGATGGTAGATGATGGGGGAACAGAAAGACACAGTGTAAACTGGGGTGATAGGGTGTGTATACGTATATCCTATAAACGCCACAGACCAGTAGATGAGCACGTATTTGGTATAGGTATAACAAATCAAGATGATATACATTGCTATGGGACTAATACAGATATAGACGGTATAGAGATAGAAGAGATAGAGGACGAGGGTATTATAGATTTTGTAATTGATAAGATGACTTTAGTTGAAGGTAGATATTTCATAGATGTTGCTGCTCATGCAAAAGATGGGAGGGCGTATGACTATAGAAGGGGTATTTATGAATTTATGGTGGTGTCTCCCATAAAGGATGTAGGAGTAGCAAGGCTAGGGCATGAATGGATATTAAAATAA
- a CDS encoding ABC transporter permease, producing MIKDIKDVYSYREMLRSLVKKDLRTRYKGSFLGFLWTFVNPLLQLVVYTVIFSTIMRMNIDKFYMFLFVALVPWIFFSTSVQLSTSSIVGNKELVKKIYFPRVVLPMAVVNSGFMNMLFSFVIVLIAVLISGIGINWTIIYLPLVMLAEYILTLGFSILFSALNVYFRDLEHLLGIILMAWFYFTPIVFPVEMIPAKYFKLFMLNPVTHVILPYRDILYYGVAPDIKMIGISILIGLLLLIFSFEVFDRLQKNFAEEI from the coding sequence ATGATAAAGGATATAAAGGATGTATATAGTTACAGGGAGATGCTTAGAAGCCTGGTTAAAAAGGATTTGCGTACTAGATACAAGGGCTCCTTTTTAGGTTTTCTATGGACATTTGTAAATCCCCTATTGCAGCTTGTGGTTTATACGGTGATATTTTCTACCATAATGCGTATGAATATAGATAAATTCTATATGTTTTTGTTTGTGGCATTAGTACCTTGGATATTTTTTTCTACATCGGTACAGCTTAGCACAAGCAGTATAGTTGGGAACAAGGAACTGGTAAAGAAGATATATTTTCCTAGGGTAGTGCTGCCTATGGCAGTGGTTAATTCCGGATTTATGAACATGCTTTTTTCTTTTGTAATAGTACTAATTGCCGTTTTAATATCTGGTATTGGCATAAACTGGACTATAATATATTTACCCCTTGTAATGTTGGCTGAGTACATACTTACATTGGGTTTTTCCATACTCTTCTCTGCCCTTAATGTATATTTTAGAGATCTTGAACATCTCCTAGGTATAATACTTATGGCGTGGTTTTATTTTACGCCCATAGTATTTCCGGTTGAGATGATACCTGCAAAATATTTTAAGCTGTTTATGCTAAACCCAGTAACCCATGTAATATTGCCCTACAGGGATATACTCTATTACGGAGTGGCACCTGATATTAAGATGATAGGGATTAGTATACTCATAGGCTTATTGCTTCTTATATTCAGTTTTGAAGTATTTGATAGATTACAGAAGAATTTTGCGGAGGAGATCTAG
- a CDS encoding MetQ/NlpA family ABC transporter substrate-binding protein, producing MKKFITSILVLVISISLFVGCSEKGKDDNLIRIGVSPEPHGKMVELVKEDLEKEGIKLKIIEFTDYIKPNLALAEGELDANFFQHEPYMNEFKEKKKIDIVSIGGVHIEPMGLYSSKIDSIDELEENAEIAIPNDPTNGGRALLLLEKFGLIKLKEGVGVLATENDIEENPKNLKITPLEAAQLPRILKDVDGAVINGNFALQAGLIPTKDAVILEEKDSPYANIIAVRTEEKDEEKFVKLMEALRSEKIKKYIEENYNEGVIPAF from the coding sequence TTTAGTAATTTCCATTTCCTTGTTTGTAGGATGCAGTGAAAAAGGAAAAGATGACAATCTTATTAGAATAGGTGTATCACCTGAACCCCATGGGAAAATGGTAGAGCTCGTCAAAGAAGATTTGGAAAAGGAAGGTATAAAGCTGAAGATAATTGAATTTACAGACTATATAAAGCCAAATCTTGCCTTGGCTGAAGGGGAATTAGATGCAAACTTCTTTCAGCATGAACCATATATGAATGAGTTTAAGGAAAAGAAAAAGATAGATATAGTATCCATCGGTGGAGTTCATATTGAGCCAATGGGACTCTATTCTTCAAAGATTGATTCCATAGATGAATTAGAGGAAAATGCTGAAATTGCTATACCAAATGACCCCACAAATGGTGGAAGGGCCCTTTTGCTCCTTGAAAAATTCGGACTTATAAAGCTTAAGGAAGGTGTAGGAGTTTTGGCAACTGAAAATGATATTGAGGAAAATCCTAAAAATTTAAAGATTACACCATTAGAGGCTGCCCAACTGCCAAGGATATTAAAGGATGTAGATGGGGCGGTTATAAATGGCAACTTTGCTCTACAAGCTGGATTAATACCTACTAAGGATGCTGTTATACTTGAGGAAAAGGATTCTCCATATGCCAATATAATAGCAGTAAGGACCGAAGAGAAGGATGAAGAAAAGTTTGTTAAACTGATGGAAGCCCTAAGAAGCGAAAAAATCAAGAAATATATAGAGGAAAACTATAATGAAGGGGTTATACCGGCATTTTAA
- a CDS encoding DUF362 domain-containing protein — MAHKISEECIACGACQAECPVDAISEGDGIYVIDADTCIDCGACADVCPVGAPQPEE; from the coding sequence ATGGCTCACAAGATTAGCGAGGAATGTATTGCTTGCGGAGCATGTCAGGCAGAATGCCCTGTAGATGCAATCTCTGAAGGTGATGGTATTTATGTAATAGATGCTGACACTTGCATTGATTGTGGTGCTTGTGCAGATGTTTGTCCGGTAGGTGCTCCACAGCCCGAAGAATAA
- a CDS encoding YaaR family protein, with the protein MKIDGINYRRENFSQIQDRALAMSAGSNSAISFEDALHGSHYKVVSEQLAEIIADIDEQGRRLSKNRRLEDLVHYKRAVARFLDTAMENMFELKRDTSFDRWGGHNIHTIAKLVDEKLGELTRQILDKEQDRIDIVSIIDDIRGLLMDVFT; encoded by the coding sequence ATGAAAATAGACGGTATAAACTATAGGAGAGAAAATTTCTCCCAGATACAGGATCGTGCATTAGCTATGTCGGCTGGCAGCAATAGTGCTATTTCCTTTGAAGATGCCCTCCATGGCAGCCACTACAAGGTGGTAAGTGAGCAGCTTGCTGAAATTATAGCGGATATAGATGAACAAGGTAGACGCTTGTCAAAAAATAGACGGCTAGAGGATCTTGTGCATTATAAAAGGGCGGTGGCAAGGTTTCTGGATACTGCTATGGAGAATATGTTTGAGCTGAAGAGGGATACCAGCTTTGATAGATGGGGCGGGCACAATATACACACCATAGCAAAGCTGGTAGATGAAAAGCTTGGGGAACTTACAAGGCAGATATTAGACAAGGAGCAAGATAGAATAGATATTGTAAGTATTATTGATGATATTAGAGGACTTTTAATGGATGTTTTTACGTGA
- the holB gene encoding DNA polymerase III subunit delta', with protein MNSFKIHGQSVLVDKLSGIVSSGRIAHAYLFTGPEGIGKRTIADWFAQTILCTGQTDKPCGVCHSCIQYQSGNHPDVVYVEPEGNKIKVDSIRDNVITAAHVKPYQSRYKIFMIDDAHTMNVNAQNALLKTLEEPPDFVIIMMMSDNDNSMLQTVLSRCQRIPIPPLSDSEICQIIKENVEISEEDAFVYAKLSEGIPGRGIKLAGSSDFRNLRNGVLDIMVKMFNIPMWEVFEHTSFFIENKEDMGTILDILLLWLRDIMVYKETGDDRLILNMDKISSIRQEAKLFTINGIQCMIEEVEKTKKMLDSNTNYQLTIENLLMAFRREKGQYA; from the coding sequence ATGAATTCATTTAAGATACATGGGCAATCCGTGTTGGTTGATAAGCTATCGGGAATAGTATCCAGCGGGAGGATTGCCCATGCATATTTATTTACAGGACCTGAAGGTATAGGTAAAAGGACTATAGCCGATTGGTTTGCCCAGACGATTCTATGCACAGGCCAAACAGACAAGCCTTGCGGGGTATGTCATTCATGTATACAGTACCAGTCGGGAAACCATCCTGATGTAGTATATGTAGAGCCGGAAGGCAATAAGATAAAAGTAGATTCTATACGGGATAATGTGATAACTGCCGCCCATGTGAAGCCCTATCAAAGCAGATATAAGATATTTATGATAGATGATGCCCACACTATGAATGTTAATGCCCAGAATGCCCTTTTGAAAACATTAGAAGAACCCCCGGACTTTGTTATTATAATGATGATGTCGGATAATGATAACAGTATGCTTCAAACGGTGCTGTCAAGGTGCCAGAGGATTCCTATCCCGCCTTTATCTGATAGTGAGATATGCCAGATAATAAAGGAAAATGTTGAAATATCAGAGGAAGACGCCTTTGTATATGCCAAATTATCAGAAGGGATACCGGGGAGGGGTATTAAATTAGCCGGATCTTCTGATTTTCGTAATCTTCGGAATGGGGTACTTGATATTATGGTAAAGATGTTTAATATACCTATGTGGGAAGTCTTTGAGCATACCAGTTTCTTTATAGAGAACAAGGAAGATATGGGAACTATTTTGGATATATTATTGCTTTGGCTAAGGGATATAATGGTATATAAAGAGACTGGCGATGATAGACTCATTCTAAATATGGATAAAATATCTTCCATAAGGCAGGAGGCAAAACTCTTTACAATAAACGGTATACAATGTATGATAGAAGAAGTGGAAAAAACTAAAAAAATGTTAGATAGTAATACAAACTATCAACTTACAATAGAAAACCTACTTATGGCTTTTAGAAGGGAGAAGGGGCAATATGCTTAA
- a CDS encoding glycosyltransferase: MKVAIVHDWITCPGGAETVIKEMLEVFPQAHIYTSIYNEDVMGGYFGDTPIYTSFINKKPFAKRKHSIYLNYMPKAFESFDLNGYDVVISSSTSCAKGVITDANTLHICYCNTPMRYAWDMYFDYMAGVNPIAKGYIKRSLHKIRIWDVVSANRVDYFIANSHNIARRIKKHYRRGSYVIYPPVDTSIGMEKGISDEGYYLVLSRLVKYKRIDLAVLAFNKLNKPLVVAGEGPELDNLKAMANPNIKFVGRISDEEKIDYFRRCRAFVFPGEEDFGITPVEAQAFGKPVIAYGKGGALETVIDGKTGVFFYDQDADNLADAVDRLEGLEFNPEAIRENALKFDKGAFKKQLEDFVMDKYRIFNTEEW; encoded by the coding sequence TTGAAAGTAGCGATTGTTCATGACTGGATAACCTGTCCTGGGGGGGCAGAGACAGTTATAAAGGAGATGCTTGAAGTCTTTCCCCAGGCACATATATATACATCCATATATAATGAGGATGTTATGGGCGGGTATTTCGGAGATACCCCCATATATACATCATTTATAAACAAAAAGCCCTTTGCAAAACGGAAACATTCCATATACTTAAACTATATGCCAAAGGCGTTTGAGAGCTTTGATTTAAATGGGTATGACGTGGTGATATCTTCGTCGACTAGCTGTGCAAAGGGTGTAATCACCGATGCCAATACCCTTCATATATGTTACTGCAATACGCCCATGCGCTACGCCTGGGATATGTATTTTGACTATATGGCAGGGGTCAATCCAATAGCTAAGGGGTATATAAAGAGATCCCTACATAAAATTCGCATATGGGACGTAGTATCGGCAAACAGGGTGGATTATTTTATAGCTAATTCCCATAATATAGCAAGGCGGATAAAAAAACACTATAGGCGGGGGTCTTATGTGATATACCCACCGGTGGATACCAGTATAGGTATGGAGAAAGGGATATCAGATGAAGGTTATTATCTAGTATTATCTAGGTTGGTAAAATATAAAAGGATAGACTTAGCAGTTTTGGCATTTAATAAGCTGAACAAACCATTGGTGGTGGCGGGAGAAGGGCCGGAGCTTGACAATCTAAAGGCTATGGCTAATCCTAATATAAAGTTTGTAGGTAGGATATCAGATGAGGAAAAGATAGATTATTTTAGAAGGTGTCGGGCTTTTGTATTTCCTGGTGAAGAGGATTTTGGTATAACTCCAGTAGAAGCCCAGGCCTTTGGAAAGCCGGTTATAGCCTATGGTAAGGGTGGTGCACTGGAAACGGTAATAGACGGTAAAACCGGTGTGTTCTTCTACGATCAGGATGCAGATAATCTAGCTGATGCGGTGGACAGGCTGGAGGGGCTGGAGTTTAACCCAGAGGCAATAAGGGAAAATGCCCTTAAATTTGATAAAGGGGCATTTAAAAAGCAATTGGAGGATTTTGTGATGGACAAGTATCGTATTTTTAATACAGAAGAGTGGTGA
- a CDS encoding sugar transferase — protein sequence MLAPKHSIRKRWIMLLDVILTIISFILAYYTRTFDIFHKHGKLYDFEQYTWLLWVIIPTWPIILKQFGLYNGVIHGDIKKLIGALMKTVIVGSLILASAIFITKHALFSRLFVGFFIVYNFTFLLVEKLTLRHLYMKKRDKVRGSRLALVSTDEGVVKFLRLMELEEDIRVSIAGYFSIDNGRDTIEGIQCLGPIDWLGNYIKNQPIDEVIFILPKDYISEIEPYIADCEEMGITVHMLLDLYNLKISKTKVSYLGHIPLLTFYTVTLDEGALLLKRILDIIGAIVGLIITGILFVIFAPIIKKESPGPVFYSQPRVGKNGRVFKLYKFRSMYQDADERKKELEHLNMMKGAIFKIEDDPRITKIGKFMRKYSLDEFPQFYNVLKGDMSLVGTRPPTLEEVEHYENWHRRRLSIKPGITGMWQVSGRNEIEDFDEIVALDVKYIDNWSIALDLKIIFKTIGAVFNKTGM from the coding sequence ATGTTAGCACCAAAACATTCTATACGAAAGCGATGGATAATGCTCCTGGATGTTATTTTGACCATAATATCGTTTATACTTGCGTATTATACCAGGACTTTTGATATATTTCATAAACACGGAAAGCTATATGATTTTGAACAGTACACATGGTTATTGTGGGTGATAATACCCACTTGGCCCATAATACTAAAGCAGTTTGGACTATATAATGGGGTTATACACGGTGATATAAAAAAACTAATAGGTGCCCTTATGAAGACCGTTATAGTAGGTTCTCTCATATTAGCATCTGCAATATTTATAACCAAACACGCCCTTTTTAGTCGTTTATTTGTAGGTTTTTTTATAGTATATAATTTTACATTCCTATTAGTAGAAAAATTAACTTTAAGGCACCTTTATATGAAAAAGCGGGACAAGGTGCGTGGAAGCAGATTAGCCCTCGTTTCCACTGATGAAGGTGTAGTAAAATTTTTGCGCCTTATGGAGCTGGAAGAGGATATAAGGGTAAGCATAGCAGGGTATTTTAGCATAGATAATGGTAGGGACACCATTGAAGGTATACAGTGTTTAGGGCCAATTGACTGGCTGGGGAATTATATAAAGAATCAGCCCATAGATGAGGTTATATTTATACTGCCAAAGGATTATATAAGCGAGATAGAACCATATATTGCAGATTGTGAAGAGATGGGCATAACGGTGCATATGCTTTTGGATCTATACAATCTCAAGATATCAAAAACCAAGGTGAGCTATTTAGGTCATATACCCCTGCTTACATTTTATACGGTGACACTAGATGAGGGCGCCCTTTTATTGAAACGGATACTCGATATTATAGGGGCTATAGTAGGACTTATAATAACAGGTATATTGTTTGTAATATTTGCACCCATTATAAAAAAGGAATCTCCGGGTCCGGTATTTTATTCCCAACCCAGGGTGGGCAAAAATGGCAGGGTATTTAAGCTCTATAAATTTAGATCTATGTACCAGGATGCCGATGAACGCAAGAAGGAACTGGAGCATCTTAATATGATGAAGGGTGCCATATTTAAGATAGAGGATGATCCAAGGATAACCAAGATAGGTAAGTTCATGCGTAAATATAGCTTAGATGAATTTCCCCAGTTCTATAATGTACTAAAGGGCGATATGAGCCTGGTAGGGACACGTCCCCCCACCCTTGAAGAGGTGGAGCATTATGAAAATTGGCATAGGAGGCGTCTTAGCATAAAACCCGGCATAACGGGGATGTGGCAGGTAAGTGGACGCAATGAAATAGAGGATTTTGATGAAATAGTAGCTTTGGATGTAAAGTATATAGACAACTGGTCCATAGCCCTTGATCTAAAGATAATATTCAAGACCATAGGTGCGGTGTTTAATAAGACGGGCATGTAA
- a CDS encoding glycosyltransferase family 4 protein gives MRIAIEIQPILEKHMTGVGFYTYEMVKRLRDLKALEDEYYLLGMDFFNNANRLDPYLDKKVELRTNGMMHYGIYRRIWHLMPFLDYGKFFGTEADIFHFFNFVSPPYVKGKTIVTVYDMVYKMFPDTMEKANYKKLDRNLKSSCDRADAILTISENSKREIVRFLNVPEEKVFIINPAVDHYIYRPIDDMDEVGRVIDKYNLPDKYFLYLGTLEPRKNIKSIIEAFKILKDRHNSDYGLVLAGKKGWMYDSIFEMVKRLELEDSVFFPGYIDDSDKPYLYAGARAFLFPSLYEGFGMPPLEAMACGTPVIVSNTSSLPEVVGDAGIMIPPNDIEKMSDSMYNIAQDYENYSDLRQKGLRQADMFSWDKSVKELLSLYSLMGR, from the coding sequence ATGAGAATTGCTATAGAGATACAGCCCATTTTAGAAAAACATATGACTGGAGTAGGCTTTTATACCTACGAGATGGTGAAAAGGTTAAGGGATTTAAAAGCTTTAGAAGATGAGTACTATCTTTTGGGTATGGATTTTTTTAATAATGCCAATAGATTGGATCCATATCTTGATAAAAAGGTAGAGCTTAGGACAAATGGCATGATGCACTATGGCATATACAGACGTATATGGCATCTAATGCCATTTTTAGATTATGGCAAATTTTTTGGTACTGAGGCCGATATATTTCATTTTTTTAATTTTGTATCCCCACCCTATGTAAAGGGTAAGACCATAGTTACGGTATATGATATGGTATATAAGATGTTTCCCGATACTATGGAAAAGGCCAATTATAAAAAGCTAGATAGGAATCTTAAAAGCTCATGCGATAGGGCAGATGCCATACTTACCATATCAGAGAACAGCAAAAGGGAGATAGTAAGGTTTTTAAACGTACCGGAGGAAAAGGTATTTATCATAAATCCTGCTGTTGACCATTATATATATAGACCCATAGATGATATGGATGAAGTTGGGCGGGTAATAGATAAATACAATCTGCCGGATAAATATTTTCTATACCTTGGGACATTGGAGCCTAGGAAAAACATAAAATCCATAATAGAGGCATTTAAGATACTGAAGGACAGGCATAATTCAGATTATGGACTTGTCCTAGCAGGAAAAAAGGGATGGATGTACGATAGCATATTTGAGATGGTAAAGAGGCTGGAGCTTGAGGATAGTGTATTTTTTCCAGGATATATAGATGATAGTGATAAGCCATATTTATATGCTGGTGCAAGGGCATTTTTATTCCCTTCATTATATGAAGGCTTTGGCATGCCACCCCTTGAGGCAATGGCATGTGGTACCCCTGTTATTGTATCGAATACATCGTCTCTGCCAGAGGTAGTTGGGGACGCAGGGATCATGATACCCCCCAACGATATTGAAAAAATGAGTGATAGCATGTATAATATTGCACAAGATTATGAAAATTATAGCGATTTAAGGCAAAAGGGACTAAGGCAGGCTGATATGTTTAGCTGGGACAAGTCTGTAAAAGAGCTTTTATCCCTCTATAGCCTCATGGGGAGATAG
- a CDS encoding cyclic-di-AMP receptor, whose translation MKLVIAVVQDEDAHKLISTLMGEGYGVTKLATTGGFLKAGNTTLLIGIDNDKMDEVISIIEKICKSRKQVATSPSPIAGTAGVYVPYPVEVTIGGATVFVVDVEKFVKL comes from the coding sequence ATGAAGCTTGTCATTGCGGTGGTACAGGATGAAGATGCTCATAAGCTCATATCTACGCTTATGGGGGAAGGATATGGTGTTACCAAATTGGCAACTACAGGGGGCTTTTTGAAGGCAGGGAATACCACACTGCTCATAGGTATAGACAATGATAAGATGGATGAGGTCATTTCTATAATAGAGAAGATATGCAAGAGCAGGAAACAGGTTGCAACTTCCCCATCACCTATTGCAGGTACGGCGGGAGTATATGTGCCCTATCCCGTAGAGGTTACAATAGGCGGTGCTACGGTATTTGTAGTTGATGTGGAGAAGTTCGTTAAACTATGA
- a CDS encoding PSP1 domain-containing protein produces the protein MLKQLVAGVRFKKAGKIYYFAPNDIELCAGDHVIVETARGIEYGEVVVAPKYVSEDDIVSPLKNVIRKATQEDEDKVQDNLNKAKDAFDICIKKIEEHDLPMKLIDVEYTFDNNKIIFYFTAEGRVDFRELVRDLASIFRTRIELRQIGVRDEAKMVGGLGICGHNMCCCAFLGEFDPVSIKMAKEQGLSLNPAKISGVCGRLMCCLRYEQCTYEKARRKMPRVNAGVITSYGHGTVVETNVLLETAKVKVLLEDGTYEVLEFKVDDIEVLKNQAASEDIDIEIDEELDEEIKSLLDD, from the coding sequence ATGCTTAAGCAGCTAGTTGCAGGCGTACGTTTTAAAAAAGCAGGAAAAATCTATTATTTTGCTCCCAATGATATAGAACTTTGTGCAGGCGACCATGTAATAGTGGAGACTGCAAGGGGTATAGAATATGGTGAGGTAGTGGTAGCGCCTAAATATGTTTCTGAAGATGATATAGTATCTCCACTAAAAAATGTTATTCGTAAAGCTACTCAAGAGGACGAAGATAAGGTTCAGGACAATTTAAATAAGGCAAAAGATGCCTTTGATATATGTATAAAGAAGATAGAAGAGCATGATTTGCCAATGAAACTTATAGATGTGGAATATACATTTGACAATAATAAGATAATATTCTATTTCACTGCAGAGGGCAGGGTGGATTTTAGAGAGCTAGTAAGGGATTTAGCATCCATATTCCGCACCAGGATAGAGCTTAGACAGATAGGCGTAAGGGATGAGGCCAAGATGGTAGGCGGTCTTGGAATATGCGGTCATAATATGTGTTGCTGTGCATTCTTGGGAGAATTTGATCCCGTATCTATAAAGATGGCAAAGGAACAGGGTCTTTCCCTTAATCCCGCCAAGATTTCCGGTGTATGTGGAAGACTTATGTGCTGCTTGAGATATGAGCAATGTACCTATGAAAAGGCTAGGAGAAAAATGCCCCGCGTGAATGCAGGGGTCATTACAAGCTATGGTCATGGGACTGTAGTAGAAACCAATGTACTACTTGAGACTGCCAAGGTAAAAGTCCTCTTAGAGGATGGTACCTATGAAGTATTGGAATTTAAAGTAGATGATATAGAAGTACTGAAAAACCAGGCTGCTTCTGAGGATATAGATATTGAAATCGACGAGGAATTAGATGAAGAAATAAAATCTTTATTAGATGATTGA